One Flexistipes sp. DNA segment encodes these proteins:
- a CDS encoding RluA family pseudouridine synthase: MKKEKAYKLLSAQEGISNRAAKDLIDRGVVFAGGEHLKIARTELPVDTVLKIRRNELDEVEVLFEDENLFAVNKSPYLTSYEVSQICDFPLIHRLDKGTSGVLLMAKNESFRKKVVELFRSQEIAKEYIAWVSGILAEDMYIDKNIKTHKHGKAKSYTDPKGKPAKTFVSPLEVSNKCTKVLIKIYTGRTHQIRVHLQDAGFPVLGDTEYGGKKYHRLMLHAKKLEMPDYTIEAPEPRDFK, encoded by the coding sequence ATGAAAAAAGAGAAAGCTTATAAACTTTTATCCGCACAGGAAGGTATTTCCAACAGAGCAGCAAAAGATCTTATCGACCGCGGAGTGGTTTTTGCCGGCGGAGAACATCTAAAAATTGCCCGTACTGAATTGCCTGTAGATACAGTTCTCAAAATAAGACGTAATGAACTGGATGAGGTTGAAGTTCTCTTTGAAGATGAAAACCTTTTTGCTGTGAATAAATCCCCTTATTTAACCAGCTATGAAGTATCTCAGATATGCGATTTTCCGCTTATACACAGGCTTGATAAAGGTACGAGCGGTGTTTTGCTTATGGCTAAGAATGAATCTTTTCGCAAGAAAGTGGTTGAGCTGTTTAGAAGCCAGGAAATTGCTAAAGAGTATATAGCCTGGGTCAGCGGTATTCTGGCTGAAGATATGTATATTGATAAAAATATAAAAACACATAAACACGGTAAAGCCAAAAGCTATACCGATCCTAAAGGCAAGCCGGCAAAAACTTTTGTCTCCCCTCTGGAAGTCAGCAATAAATGCACGAAAGTTTTGATAAAGATATATACGGGCAGAACGCACCAGATAAGGGTACATTTGCAGGATGCCGGCTTTCCGGTTTTGGGGGATACGGAATACGGCGGCAAAAAATATCATCGCTTAATGCTTCACGCAAAAAAACTTGAAATGCCTGATTATACGATTGAAGCACCAGAACCGCGGGATTTTAAATAG